Genomic segment of Pseudoalteromonas sp. NC201:
CTTTTACAATCGCATGAGTAATGGCAAGTCCCATGCCCGTACCTTCACCGACAGGCTTAGTCGTAAAAAAAGGATCGAACAATCTAGGAAGCACATCAGCATCAATTCCAATTCCGTTGTCGCTAACACTTAAGATAATATCTTGATCGTTACCCGGTGCGAGTAACACTTCTATTGATTTATGCGATTTATGGCTCATGTCTACCGCATATTTAGCATTCACCAAAAGATTGATGATCGCTTGTTTTAGCGCTCCCTCCTTGCAATAGATAGTTGGCACATCTTCGACCGCGACGGTCAGCTCGTATCCCTTAAGTTGACCATGGAGTAAGCGAAGCGTGTCTTCAACAATAGACTTTAGAGACGCCCTACCGAAACTATCATTATTGGAGCGGGAGAAATTCATTAAATCGTTTACTATGGTTTTAATTCGCTCGCAGCCGTGCAGCGTATCGTGAACGAGATCTGGCAAATCATTCGTAATTTCGTCAATACGTTGCCTTAAATATATATCAATAAGGCGAGCTTCCAATTGATCTCCTCTCAATTCATTTTGCTCAAGTAATTTTACTGTCTCAAGCAATTGTAATATGGGCGAGATATAGTAATTAAGTGACTCTAGGTTACCTGCCACATATGCCAACGGGTTATTTAATTCATGCGCAACGCCTGCTGATAGTGTCCCTAACGTCGCCATACGTTCGTTGTTTATTAATACGGCTTGTTGATTCTTAAGTTGCGCTAATTGACGTTCAAGTGTTTGATTGGCTAGATATAACGCTCGCGTTTTCTCTTCAAGTAATGACTCGACTTCATCACGTGCACGACGCTCTCTTAGATACGCCTTTTTATAGTCGTTATATTCAGACATCGA
This window contains:
- a CDS encoding sensor histidine kinase, translating into MSEYNDYKKAYLRERRARDEVESLLEEKTRALYLANQTLERQLAQLKNQQAVLINNERMATLGTLSAGVAHELNNPLAYVAGNLESLNYYISPILQLLETVKLLEQNELRGDQLEARLIDIYLRQRIDEITNDLPDLVHDTLHGCERIKTIVNDLMNFSRSNNDSFGRASLKSIVEDTLRLLHGQLKGYELTVAVEDVPTIYCKEGALKQAIINLLVNAKYAVDMSHKSHKSIEVLLAPGNDQDIILSVSDNGIGIDADVLPRLFDPFFTTKPVGEGTGMGLAITHAIVKEHKGKIDVQSQEGVGSQFTISFPLEQ